TAAAACGAAatttttgatatgaaaaatgCATCGAACAGGCGAACACCCTCGATATCAAAAATGGATCCCTTCTTTTTTACCTTAAAAAAATAAAGTTATCCTGGTGGAGTTGCCTGTATGTTGTTTTCAGGTTTGCTGGACGCACAATATTGATACTCCCTTCCTCCGTTCAAACCGGtctattattttgaaacaaaaagagtAAGTGAAAAATGTATTTCGGTTTCAAATTAGACTGCAACCTCATGTTTACGGGTTTTCTTTGCCTACAAAACGCCAAGAGGTCCCCTTGTAACATGTAAGCACTTACTAGTTTCCTTCACAGAAGCCAAGTTACTTTCTAAGTTTTCCTCCAAACAGGCTAAACACCATACGAAAAGAAACAACTCCATCAGGATAGAGAGGTATAGTTTAGCGGTCGGCAGAGTTGTCATTTAGCTCCAACACCGCCCAAAATCTCATGAACAAGATTCCCCTTGCCCGGGTAACACATTCATATAATTCCATGAATCCATGCCCATGTTTGATAATAAGTCCAAATAAACCTACATAATACAAAACATACAAGTGCTTTTCGTCTTGGATAGTGGGACGTGGTGTAAATTAACAGATAACAAAACCCATTTACCTATTACCATCTGAAATTGGCACGTTCggatcctagttagtaagttcgcgaatgattcgcgaatttttccgtatcacgaattttaccgtcttattcgcgtacgtttgcaactccgaatccaagtcacgtattatgtggcattcccggattattcgcgaatcgttcacgaattttacgtatcccgaatgatacgtccgcttaattctccataaattttttagcttttatttttcaaagactccactttttgggctttactgcctcccgaacatacacgaccgaatattagacgtgttgtaatttttatgaaacaaaaacgactaaagagatttgaaggtgaaggtgagagagatctcaaactcactaacgaagcatctaaaccaccatacgacgtccttttggataactaatgttgtatatattattaatatcatcatattgagtttattttttccttaaataactcacacatatgcataaaaattggtctatgaccttataaatacaaattatttgttatatatagatatcgaattttcagagccgaactcacatttataaatcgaattatacacgtacgtatgccgttccgaattaatgacgaatcacgtcccgttgaccgaattttggaccgaatctggattttacaaaaccgtataatactcgtacgtttgccgttccttacgtttgccgaatcccgaattgctaactagggttcgGATTGCAAAATGTTGTCAAATACTAGATTATAGTAGCAATTAGCAACCCCATGGCGTAACAGTTTGTTTTAGCAATTCTTGCCATATATCCCTGGGCCACTCTCGCAGTGTGGGTACTCAGTTAATTGGATGACCTCATCTCATCCGCACCATATTTTTGACTGAAATTTCTGAAATGATAAACTTTTAATGAAATAAATGCCAATCAGTTACAATTTGGTGCGTAAATACGGCACTGGTTATTCTTAGTTGATAAATACATTTCAGCTACCTCAGATCTTCAACAGGACTTCAACAACAATTGCAATTATCAAAACAAACAGTACTAATTTGAAAGTTAATACCAAACTGTTAGCACCAAATGATTCAAATTTCAAATgcttcaaaacaaaataaaaatcaaatgatTCAACTTCAAACCTCAAATTCCCTTATGTAATGATGAATATCaaacatattttttatttattattattatctgtATATACAATTAGTTATTAATAATTGTaacatcatatatatatatatatatatatatatcttcttcCCTCAAGACACATAATACATTAATTCATGTTCCTCTTAAGGATCTGAACCCGGCTTCGCCATTGCCAGATTTTTAAAACCTAAGGTTATACTTAAACAAACAGAAGAAAAttcaaagattttttgaaaaaattaacagAGACCATGACATCTCCAATCAACCCTAAACTCCCCACTAAAACTAAGTAATTGTTGTTGATTTGGTTTACGGAACGAAACGATATGACTGCTGACCATAAAAGCAGTAACACGTTCAGAAACTCTAATATCTTCCATTCTTAATTCTTTTAATCTCTGGACATATTCAGGAACATGAACTAAATCCCAaacaacaccaacaccaccagGTTTCAAGACCCTAACAACCTCACTTAGTCCTTTCATTCTTTCAGCAGCTGCTGCAGCAGTTTTATGCCCAAATTCTTTACCAACTGTATGTAAAAAAACGGcagaaacaacaacatcaaagtAATTGTCACCGAATGGTAAATGACGAGCATCGCCTTCTTTACACGTTACATATTCTTGAACACCTTCCATTCCTACCGTTCTTAAAGTCGATACAGTAGTCTTCCGGCGATCAAGTCCGACTACTCTACCGGAACTTCCTTCTTTTTTCAATTGCTGAGCAACAGCATTAAGGAGAATTCCTCTACCACAACCAACGTCAAGTGCAGTTTTGACTGTTGACCAATCATTGACTGCGTTGACTATTCTTTGAGCCATATCCCAGTGAAGAGATACAGATGAGTAGAAAATGTTGCAGGCGGCGAACAGTAAACAGACCGCTAAGATTGCGGTAACTGAACCAGTAAATCCGGCGATGAATCGAGGAGCTCCGGCAGGAAGACCAGGGAAGAATGAATCAAAGATTGAACAGATTGGATTGAagtagagaagaaagaaaacagaaagaaaagagaagaaaaaagcatGGATTAATAAGAACATTAGGGTTTGCCATTCATCCATTCCATAGATCGCGTAGATCTGTGTCCAATCTCTACCAGATTTCCCCATTTTTAATCAAAATTTTGAACTATTTCAGCAATTACAATTCCAGTTCTCCAACTTTAAATCTGCAATTTTTAGGAAAATTGAAGATAAAATCAGTGAAAATACTAGATCAAATAAGTAATTTCTCTTGATTTTGTACAAGTCAAGGAAACATATGATATAATCTATAAATAGTAGAAAAGCTTACCTTGATTGAGTTAAAAAAAATGTCAGATCCTTTATCAGTAACAGAGCATTTCAAAGTTGAGATCTCAAAGCAAAAGATCTTTGAATGACAGAACAGAGAAAAATTGCATTTGGTTTAGCTTTTACTTGTTTCAGTACATATAAAGTTTGAGTCCTCAAATCTGGAAATGTCAGGCTTCACGCGCTTTTGTTCATCACTGAATGTTACTACTCAGTTGCTATTGGGTGGTATTAGAAACTGCCAATTGTTGCCATTAAAGTAATGGCAGAATAAGAGACAGAAAAAGAGAAATTCTCTCTGGTTTCTAGTTCTACACTTACTGAAGACTCAAGACTCGAGATTTTCATACGATGAGTTTAATGAGAATGAGAAAGGGAATTGAAATTTTCTTCATTCTGTATTTATAAACGCTAGGCTGCTTTGGTAGAATCAAGTTCAGTGAATAGATTTTTAACTTTACTCACCTGATAACCTGTTTAACAGGTGACCAAGGTATTTATTTGAAAGCAACTACTGTTTTGTAAATTGACTTTGTGCCAAACTTATGGTTTGTTACACATTGCTTACACCAGTGTATTTGTGTGGGAAAATGCTAAAGCTGGCACAAATTTTATGGTCTAAAAAGCTGGGACAATAAATTCATAACTTTGATCATTTTCTTCTCCATCCCATTAACAATCTCAATGCTAGAGTCTTTCCCTTTCTGCCATTCATAGTGCCACATCTTGTCCCAAAATTGGCCATCCCCGTTGTCCCGGTTATAGGACGTCGGTTTGTATAACCTAAACTAAGGATACTAATGGCCAAGTTGGGGAGTGTACCAAGTTGAAGGCAAAATCAGTTTGGTCTTATACAAAACCGTATTGATTATGGTACACCTCTTAATTTCTACCAGTATAAGTAATTTTGCTAAACTTGTACTTCAAggggaatttatttattttggatacaaaagcCTAAATAAATTAAGATAAAAAGTCAATCATGGCCTTCTCCATGAGAATTTACCAGCCTAATTGCCTATCCATATTTAAGACTTTATAAAGAAAACTAGGAAGTTGGAAATGAGAGCTCGGGTTGTATTTGTAATGGTCTGGTTGACAATGCAATCAGTGCCCAACTCGCTTATTAGTTATATAATTAAAGTTCAAAGTTTTCCTTtgcaaaattgaaaaagaaagatgattttTTGCATCCATCCAAGAAGTTTTTGCCTACCAGTTGATGTTAGGGTTTCTTTCTTTTATTAGGCTGATGAGGTTGTTGTAGTTGGACTCAATTTGGATGTTTAGTTCCCGTCTTCCTTCTCGCCACTTCAGAGTCTCTGTTGTTGTTTTGACATCCCCTTTTATCACTTTGTATTATTTGATCCCTATTTCCATGCACATACCTAAACAATTTTTTACTGAGACAAATTAAAGCAATGTTAGTGCCCTTGTTCAAAGTTGCCGCAATATTGATTTTGTTGTTGCATTAGGAGGGATATATAGCCAGGGTTTTACATATCTTCTTTTAGGCTGAGATTGTGTGGGATGGTTAATTGGTGGACCATTTGCTTCACATTTATCAATTCACGATTGTTTGGCTATTTCAGAATCGGGTTCAGGGTTTTGGCTAATTTTCCTGTATAAATTTTCGCATCTTGCTTTCGAAATGTGCCACATGATTAATGCACATAAAACATCACATAGTCATCTGCCTTTTTATCAC
Above is a genomic segment from Papaver somniferum cultivar HN1 chromosome 10, ASM357369v1, whole genome shotgun sequence containing:
- the LOC113319117 gene encoding uncharacterized protein LOC113319117; translated protein: MGKSGRDWTQIYAIYGMDEWQTLMFLLIHAFFFSFLSVFFLLYFNPICSIFDSFFPGLPAGAPRFIAGFTGSVTAILAVCLLFAACNIFYSSVSLHWDMAQRIVNAVNDWSTVKTALDVGCGRGILLNAVAQQLKKEGSSGRVVGLDRRKTTVSTLRTVGMEGVQEYVTCKEGDARHLPFGDNYFDVVVSAVFLHTVGKEFGHKTAAAAAERMKGLSEVVRVLKPGGVGVVWDLVHVPEYVQRLKELRMEDIRVSERVTAFMVSSHIVSFRKPNQQQLLSFSGEFRVDWRCHGLC